In Flavobacterium sp., a single window of DNA contains:
- the nagB gene encoding glucosamine-6-phosphate deaminase, whose product MLKSKIDKATGFEKRFENINTVVFENSTEASKEVAKEIAALIKEKQKENKPCILGLATGSSPKGLYAELVRLHKEEGLSFKNVISFNLDEYYPMEPNSINSYVRFMKEFLFDHVDILPENAHVPDGLLTKEQIADYCHEYEAKIEALGGIDLQILGIGGNGHIGFNESGSLQNSKTRLVALDHITRVAASKDFFGLNNTPRTAITLGVKKIMEAQRVILLAWGEGKANIVKKSVEDEVTNRVPASFLQEHDNAVFILDKEASSKLTRINKPWLVEKIVWTDKLTRKAVLGLALDLKKPILMLTDADYIENGMSDLLTDYGPAYDINIKIFNKLQNTITGWPGGKPNAEDTNRPERAEPAKKRVLIFSPHPDDDIISMGGTFMRLQEQGHEVHVAYQTSGNIAVADDEALRFARFVIDYNEKFNIKSEEADNIYQKAHTFLENKKNSEIDIPEVRYIKGLIRKGEARATSHFVGLPDSQIHFMELPFYETGTIEKKPIGPEDIQLTMDLIEKIKPHQIYAAGDLADPHGTHKVCLDAIFEAVKALKPKSFMNDCWLWLYRGAWQEWGIDEVEMAVPMSPDQVLAKRHGIFKHQSQKDGVVFQGTDAREFWQRAEDRNRETAQVYQQMGLSSYAAMEAFVRWHY is encoded by the coding sequence ATGTTAAAAAGTAAAATAGACAAAGCAACAGGTTTCGAAAAGCGATTCGAAAACATCAATACTGTTGTTTTTGAAAATTCAACAGAAGCTTCAAAAGAAGTAGCAAAGGAAATTGCGGCTTTGATTAAAGAAAAACAAAAAGAGAACAAACCTTGTATTTTAGGTTTGGCAACAGGTTCTTCTCCAAAAGGACTTTATGCAGAATTGGTAAGACTTCATAAAGAAGAAGGTTTGAGTTTTAAAAACGTAATTAGTTTTAATCTGGATGAATATTATCCGATGGAACCCAATTCAATCAACAGTTATGTTCGTTTTATGAAAGAATTTTTGTTTGACCACGTTGACATTTTACCTGAAAATGCTCACGTTCCGGACGGACTTTTAACAAAAGAGCAAATCGCAGATTACTGTCACGAATACGAAGCAAAAATTGAAGCTTTAGGTGGAATCGATTTGCAGATTTTGGGAATTGGAGGAAACGGACATATTGGTTTTAACGAATCGGGTTCGCTTCAAAACTCAAAAACAAGATTAGTAGCTTTAGACCATATCACAAGAGTTGCAGCAAGTAAAGATTTCTTCGGATTAAACAATACACCAAGAACAGCTATTACGCTTGGAGTAAAGAAAATTATGGAAGCCCAAAGAGTTATTCTATTGGCTTGGGGAGAAGGAAAAGCTAATATTGTAAAAAAATCCGTTGAAGACGAAGTAACCAACCGCGTTCCAGCTTCATTTTTGCAGGAACATGATAATGCTGTTTTTATCTTAGATAAAGAAGCTTCTTCAAAATTAACGAGAATCAACAAACCCTGGCTGGTAGAAAAAATTGTCTGGACAGATAAATTAACTCGTAAAGCAGTATTAGGATTAGCATTAGACCTAAAAAAACCAATTTTAATGCTTACCGATGCCGATTATATCGAAAACGGAATGAGTGATTTATTAACAGATTATGGCCCTGCATACGATATCAACATTAAAATATTCAATAAACTTCAAAATACAATCACGGGCTGGCCGGGCGGAAAACCAAATGCAGAAGACACCAACCGTCCTGAAAGGGCAGAGCCGGCTAAAAAACGTGTGCTGATTTTTAGTCCGCATCCGGATGATGATATTATCAGTATGGGAGGAACCTTCATGCGTCTGCAGGAACAGGGACATGAAGTACACGTGGCGTATCAAACCTCTGGAAATATTGCTGTTGCAGATGATGAAGCGTTACGTTTTGCAAGATTTGTGATTGATTATAATGAGAAATTCAACATTAAAAGTGAAGAGGCTGATAACATTTACCAAAAAGCACATACATTTTTAGAAAATAAAAAGAACAGCGAAATTGATATTCCAGAGGTAAGATACATTAAAGGATTAATCAGAAAAGGGGAGGCTAGAGCAACAAGTCATTTTGTAGGTCTGCCAGACAGCCAGATTCATTTTATGGAACTTCCGTTTTATGAAACCGGCACAATTGAGAAAAAACCAATCGGACCAGAAGATATTCAGCTGACAATGGATTTGATCGAAAAAATCAAACCGCACCAAATCTATGCCGCAGGAGATTTAGCAGATCCGCACGGAACACATAAAGTTTGTCTGGATGCTATTTTTGAAGCGGTAAAAGCTTTAAAACCAAAATCCTTCATGAACGACTGCTGGCTATGGTTGTACAGAGGAGCTTGGCAGGAATGGGGAATTGATGAAGTTGAAATGGCGGTACCAATGAGCCCGGATCAGGTTTTGGCAAAACGCCACGGAATCTTCAAACACCAATCTCAAAAAGACGGAGTTGTTTTTCAGGGAACTGATGCAAGAGAATTTTGGCAGAGAGCTGAAGATAGAAACCGAGAAACGGCACAAGTTTACCAACAAATGGGACTTTCAAGCTACGCAGCAATGGAGGCTTTTGTGAGATGGCATTATTAA
- a CDS encoding NAD-dependent epimerase/dehydratase family protein codes for MKKYVITGGAGFIGSHIAEHLSSQGHEVLILDSLRTGFEHNLNGLNVEFVKGDIRDENLVNEVISGASGVFHLAALVSVPESLLKIKECIEINTIGTINILEAAKNNANCKVVLSTSAANYGNNPVLPKVETMFPEPMTPYAITKLDGEYYLKMYLDQYQVPTASLRYFNVFGPRQNPESAYAAAVPIFINKALQNEPITIYGDGSQTRDFIYVKDVVKANILASQKGSETYNVALGHSTSVLELAEKIIKITNSKSQIKFLDERPGDIKHSKANPEKFNQLGFKPEYTIDQALEETILFYHQQLVSK; via the coding sequence ATGAAAAAATATGTAATTACCGGAGGTGCCGGTTTTATAGGAAGCCATATTGCCGAACATTTATCCAGTCAAGGACACGAAGTTTTGATACTTGATAGTCTTAGAACGGGATTCGAACACAATCTAAACGGATTAAATGTTGAATTTGTAAAAGGCGACATTCGCGATGAGAATCTGGTTAACGAAGTAATAAGCGGAGCAAGCGGTGTTTTTCATTTAGCAGCTTTAGTAAGCGTTCCGGAATCTCTTTTGAAAATCAAAGAATGTATCGAAATCAATACCATCGGAACAATTAATATTCTCGAAGCAGCAAAAAATAATGCAAATTGTAAAGTCGTATTGTCAACATCGGCAGCGAATTATGGAAACAATCCGGTTTTACCGAAAGTTGAAACCATGTTTCCGGAACCAATGACACCATATGCCATCACAAAGTTAGATGGAGAATATTATTTGAAAATGTATTTAGATCAATATCAGGTTCCAACAGCTTCTTTGCGATATTTTAATGTATTTGGTCCGCGCCAAAATCCCGAATCGGCCTATGCGGCGGCAGTGCCTATTTTTATTAATAAAGCACTTCAAAACGAGCCTATAACTATTTACGGAGACGGCTCGCAAACCAGAGATTTTATTTATGTAAAAGATGTTGTAAAAGCTAATATTCTGGCTTCGCAAAAAGGAAGCGAAACCTATAATGTTGCTTTAGGACATAGTACATCGGTTTTAGAACTTGCTGAAAAGATTATAAAAATCACCAATTCTAAATCGCAGATTAAGTTTTTAGACGAAAGACCCGGCGATATTAAACATTCTAAAGCAAATCCTGAAAAATTCAACCAATTAGGTTTTAAACCAGAGTATACAATCGATCAGGCATTAGAAGAAACGATTCTTTTTTACCATCAGCAATTAGTCAGTAAATAA
- a CDS encoding substrate-binding domain-containing protein → MEKIYTIKDIAELAGVSKGTVDRVLHKRGKVSEDALKKVNEVLDKIDYQPNLMARSLKKKQIYSICVLIPDSANDPYWQPCIDGINEAKKEFKSFNVKVEVFLFDPTSTSSFVETNQNVLNSSPDAVLLVPLFHKEALDAIETYNSKGIISSIFNNQLKSSAIKSFVGQDLFQSGRIAARLLDLLIKKGTIAIVHIDEDYENAIHMQEKEKGFRDYFDSLEKGKFEVKTFKVKHPQFKTTLKEYLESNPAIEGLFVTTSKAYQVAKIISKNPERKIALVGYDLLENNLEYLNNKTIDFLIHQNPKRQAYLGTTSLIEHFIFEKEISPEKLLPIDIVNTENAKDYFL, encoded by the coding sequence ATGGAGAAGATTTATACTATTAAGGATATTGCGGAGCTTGCGGGAGTCTCAAAAGGGACTGTTGACCGCGTTTTGCATAAAAGAGGAAAAGTGTCTGAAGATGCTTTGAAAAAAGTCAATGAAGTTCTGGACAAGATTGATTACCAGCCTAATTTGATGGCACGAAGCTTAAAGAAAAAACAAATTTATTCTATCTGCGTCCTAATTCCTGATTCTGCAAACGATCCGTATTGGCAGCCTTGCATTGATGGCATTAATGAAGCTAAAAAAGAGTTTAAATCTTTTAACGTAAAAGTGGAGGTTTTCCTTTTTGATCCTACTAGCACTTCTTCTTTCGTAGAAACGAATCAAAACGTATTAAATTCATCTCCAGATGCGGTTTTGCTTGTTCCGTTATTTCATAAAGAAGCTCTTGACGCTATTGAAACTTACAATTCTAAAGGCATTATTTCGAGTATTTTTAATAATCAGCTTAAATCGAGCGCCATCAAAAGTTTTGTTGGACAGGATTTATTTCAAAGTGGAAGAATCGCCGCGCGTTTATTAGATTTATTGATTAAGAAAGGTACCATCGCAATTGTTCATATTGATGAAGATTACGAAAACGCTATTCACATGCAGGAAAAAGAGAAAGGTTTCCGAGATTATTTTGATTCACTTGAAAAAGGAAAATTCGAAGTTAAAACCTTCAAAGTAAAACATCCGCAGTTTAAAACTACTCTAAAAGAATATCTGGAATCAAATCCAGCTATTGAAGGTCTTTTTGTTACGACTTCTAAAGCGTATCAGGTTGCGAAGATTATTTCGAAAAATCCTGAAAGAAAAATTGCGCTTGTGGGTTATGATTTATTAGAGAATAATCTGGAATATCTGAACAATAAAACGATAGACTTTTTGATTCATCAAAACCCGAAACGTCAGGCTTATCTTGGAACGACAAGTTTGATTGAGCATTTTATTTTTGAAAAAGAAATCAGCCCTGAAAAGTTACTTCCAATTGATATTGTAAATACGGAGAACGCTAAGGATTATTTTTTATAG
- a CDS encoding sugar MFS transporter, whose product MSQLDLTLKKEQNSTLIPMVILTSLFFIFGFVTWLNGPLIPFFKLACELTESQSYFVTFAFYIAYFVMAIPSSFLIEKLGYKNGISVGLLIIAVGALLFYPAAEARTFGLFLIALFVMGTGLAVLQTAANPYVVVIGPRESAAARISVLGIANKLAGFLAPLLLTSLVLSNIGDYSADKIAVMTSVQKEAALDALALQLQSPYIYMAVIMLVLAVLVKFSPLPEIDLDDEGQVENLSIFKQIKAAFKHPQLVFGVITLMVYIAAEVLAGDSIGGFGKQLGVYGENGSFYLKLTSFTMTFMVIGYILGITLIPKYVSQVSALKVSGFLGLILVALIVILSPKIMVHLPGIPQLPLIIILVALLGLANALCWPAIWPMALQDLGGYTKIGGAILIMGIIGGAVFPLFYGMIADSINASNVAAGITETAKSGNQLAYLILLPAYLMIVFFAFKGHKYRKW is encoded by the coding sequence ATGTCACAACTAGATCTTACACTAAAAAAAGAGCAAAACAGCACTTTGATTCCTATGGTTATTTTAACCTCATTGTTTTTTATTTTTGGATTCGTAACCTGGTTAAACGGACCGCTGATTCCATTTTTTAAATTAGCGTGCGAACTAACTGAATCACAATCGTATTTTGTGACTTTTGCCTTTTATATTGCCTATTTTGTAATGGCGATTCCGTCTTCATTTTTAATTGAAAAATTAGGTTATAAAAACGGAATTTCAGTTGGATTATTAATAATTGCCGTTGGTGCATTATTATTTTATCCCGCCGCTGAAGCCAGAACTTTTGGACTTTTCTTAATCGCTTTATTTGTAATGGGAACTGGTTTGGCAGTTTTGCAAACGGCTGCAAATCCGTATGTTGTTGTAATTGGTCCGCGCGAAAGTGCCGCAGCGAGAATCAGCGTTTTGGGAATTGCAAATAAACTGGCAGGTTTTCTCGCTCCGTTATTATTGACATCTTTGGTTTTGTCTAATATTGGAGATTATTCGGCTGATAAAATTGCCGTTATGACTTCGGTACAAAAAGAAGCGGCTTTAGATGCATTGGCTTTGCAATTGCAGTCGCCATATATTTATATGGCAGTGATTATGCTGGTTTTGGCTGTTTTGGTAAAATTTTCTCCACTTCCGGAAATTGATTTAGATGATGAAGGACAAGTAGAAAATCTGAGTATTTTCAAACAAATAAAAGCCGCTTTCAAACATCCGCAATTGGTTTTCGGCGTAATTACCTTAATGGTTTATATCGCTGCCGAAGTTTTAGCCGGAGATTCCATCGGTGGATTCGGAAAACAATTGGGAGTTTATGGAGAAAACGGCTCTTTCTATCTAAAACTGACTTCGTTTACTATGACTTTTATGGTTATCGGTTATATTTTAGGAATTACCTTGATTCCGAAATACGTTTCTCAGGTTTCTGCTTTAAAAGTTTCTGGATTTTTAGGACTTATTTTGGTTGCTTTAATCGTAATACTTTCTCCAAAAATTATGGTTCATTTACCGGGAATTCCACAATTACCGTTGATTATTATTTTGGTTGCTTTATTAGGTTTGGCAAATGCACTTTGCTGGCCGGCGATCTGGCCAATGGCACTTCAGGATTTGGGTGGATACACAAAAATTGGCGGTGCAATTCTGATTATGGGAATTATTGGCGGTGCCGTTTTTCCTTTATTTTACGGAATGATTGCCGACTCAATTAATGCTTCTAATGTGGCAGCGGGAATTACAGAAACCGCAAAAAGTGGAAATCAATTAGCCTATTTAATATTATTGCCAGCTTATTTAATGATTGTGTTTTTTGCTTTTAAAGGACATAAATACAGGAAATGGTAA
- a CDS encoding sugar-binding protein: MKNYNVNRIEKNILQINGLGDNPFWNQAEILTDFTSPWSDLEPEKIEFRSLWDTENMYFCYKVYDDNIHIDRQDDSIDSIGESDRVEIFFRTDENLNPYYCLEIDPTPRIMDFMASPKKRFDFDWNWPENNLSVKSSIKSDHFIVEFSVSIQSLKNFQLIKDNVIEAGIFRAKYIKQENKLFEPTWITWVNPNTETPNFHIASSFGTLILK; encoded by the coding sequence ATGAAAAATTACAATGTAAACCGAATCGAAAAAAACATTTTACAAATAAATGGTTTGGGAGATAATCCTTTTTGGAATCAGGCAGAAATTCTAACCGATTTTACTTCGCCCTGGAGCGATTTAGAACCTGAAAAAATAGAATTCAGATCGTTATGGGATACCGAAAATATGTATTTCTGCTACAAGGTTTATGATGATAACATACACATTGACAGACAAGACGATTCTATTGACAGTATTGGAGAATCAGACCGCGTAGAAATTTTTTTCAGAACAGATGAAAACCTGAATCCGTATTATTGTCTGGAAATTGATCCGACGCCAAGAATTATGGATTTTATGGCTTCTCCTAAAAAAAGATTTGATTTTGACTGGAATTGGCCAGAAAATAATCTGTCGGTGAAATCAAGTATAAAAAGCGATCATTTTATTGTAGAATTCTCAGTCAGCATTCAATCGCTGAAAAATTTTCAATTGATAAAAGATAACGTTATTGAAGCCGGAATTTTCAGAGCCAAATATATCAAACAAGAGAATAAACTTTTTGAACCAACGTGGATTACGTGGGTAAATCCAAATACGGAAACTCCAAATTTTCATATCGCCAGTTCTTTTGGAACGCTGATTTTAAAATAG
- a CDS encoding T9SS type A sorting domain-containing protein, whose translation MKVKKITFFILFCFIQGFSQTYVSTTGNDTTGTGTAALPYKTIVKGVQAAPSGGTVLVLSGTYAVTGPIYVGKPLTIQKSGSGAVIVNASGWTSTDTYVLGIVNTSNVTIDGLTISNKIGNGSKGIWILANSGATANLNNITIKNCIVKNIGWTSNNLSAIPANSGIVANAIKVDGGNGTYAITNVKIDNNEVNNCATGWGEAVTVTGNVNGFSVSGNTVYDIANIGIVAAGNYLSTGASSNNQARNGIIASNEVFNCMSAVANSAGIYVDGALNITVQRNEVFRCGVGLSVGAEQNTSTGNGGLSTGHIVNNNSVYNNVITGAIFGGVNGSGYTTSVANTKIFNNTFYKNRTGATINGVTTIQGTSVATLADNFGGEVHFQNSSGITYKNNIMYATTNKKAFLASYGYTISGFVSNYNLYYRETNTDFIIDLTGTSFNGSSTTGSYNAAQFATTTGQDVNSVVGLPGFTNAATFNFTLVSGAFATDKGDPTYNSTYSGTLDFDDDIRKRNGRIDIGCSELQTGSTAKKANIAVAEEQTAASFSVFPNPASDEININFGKSVKSANVILLDLNGRELLKQDFSSVESARINISGLKVNSQLIILQINADNEITHNKIYLK comes from the coding sequence ATGAAAGTCAAGAAAATTACATTTTTTATTTTATTCTGCTTTATACAAGGTTTTTCGCAAACCTATGTTTCTACAACAGGAAACGATACAACAGGAACAGGAACTGCCGCGCTTCCTTATAAAACGATTGTAAAAGGAGTTCAGGCCGCGCCATCTGGAGGAACCGTTTTAGTACTTTCCGGAACTTATGCCGTAACAGGTCCAATTTATGTTGGAAAACCTTTAACAATCCAAAAAAGCGGATCTGGAGCCGTTATTGTAAATGCTTCCGGATGGACAAGTACAGATACTTATGTTCTTGGAATCGTAAATACTAGCAATGTTACCATTGACGGTTTGACTATTTCGAACAAAATTGGAAACGGAAGTAAAGGAATCTGGATTTTGGCCAATTCTGGCGCAACAGCCAATTTAAATAACATCACAATCAAAAATTGTATTGTTAAAAATATCGGCTGGACCAGTAATAATCTTTCGGCAATTCCTGCAAACAGCGGTATTGTGGCCAACGCCATTAAAGTAGATGGTGGAAACGGAACTTATGCCATTACAAACGTAAAAATCGATAATAATGAAGTAAACAATTGTGCTACCGGCTGGGGAGAAGCTGTTACGGTAACAGGAAACGTAAACGGATTTTCGGTTTCAGGAAATACGGTTTATGATATTGCCAATATCGGAATTGTGGCTGCTGGGAATTATTTATCAACCGGAGCTTCAAGTAATAATCAGGCGCGAAATGGTATAATTGCTTCAAACGAAGTTTTTAATTGTATGAGTGCAGTTGCAAACAGTGCCGGAATTTATGTTGACGGAGCTTTAAACATTACGGTACAAAGAAATGAAGTTTTTAGATGTGGAGTAGGGCTTTCTGTTGGTGCAGAACAAAATACTTCAACCGGAAACGGCGGACTTTCTACAGGACATATTGTAAACAACAATTCGGTTTATAACAATGTAATAACCGGAGCAATTTTTGGAGGTGTTAACGGTTCTGGTTACACAACAAGTGTTGCGAATACCAAAATCTTCAATAATACTTTTTATAAAAACAGAACCGGTGCAACCATTAACGGAGTTACAACTATTCAAGGAACTTCGGTTGCTACATTGGCTGATAATTTTGGAGGTGAAGTACATTTTCAAAACAGTTCTGGAATCACTTATAAAAACAATATCATGTATGCAACGACCAATAAAAAAGCATTTTTAGCTTCATACGGATATACAATTTCAGGTTTTGTTTCAAACTACAATTTATATTACAGAGAAACAAATACTGATTTTATCATCGATTTAACGGGAACAAGTTTTAACGGAAGCTCAACAACTGGATCGTATAACGCGGCGCAGTTTGCCACAACAACAGGACAAGATGTTAATTCTGTAGTTGGTTTACCAGGATTTACAAACGCTGCAACTTTTAATTTTACACTGGTTTCTGGAGCTTTTGCGACAGATAAAGGAGATCCAACTTACAATTCGACTTATTCAGGAACTTTGGATTTTGATGATGATATTCGAAAAAGAAACGGAAGAATCGATATTGGATGTTCTGAACTTCAGACAGGATCAACAGCTAAAAAAGCAAATATCGCAGTTGCCGAAGAACAAACAGCAGCGAGTTTTTCTGTTTTCCCAAATCCGGCTTCAGATGAAATCAATATTAATTTCGGAAAAAGTGTCAAATCAGCTAATGTGATTTTATTGGATTTAAATGGAAGAGAGCTTTTAAAACAAGATTTCAGTTCTGTTGAATCAGCAAGAATTAATATTTCAGGTTTAAAGGTAAATTCCCAATTAATTATCCTTCAAATTAATGCTGATAACGAAATAACACACAATAAAATTTACTTAAAATAA
- a CDS encoding aminoglycoside phosphotransferase family protein — MTAEQLKFIFEQFDHIEVFKTFEELSSGHINDTYLLTTQSGKQFILQRINEGVFKDVPGLIANKVSVSKHLQKKLKHLSEAELKRRVLTFIGTKKGIFYYQDKDGNFWNVMVYIEGSLTFETVKNEEIAYEGGKLFGEFLNLTSDFDARKLTEVIPNFHNMAFRYSQFDTALKEASGQRIEQAKILIQNVKDLKEEMHILQNLKDAKKIKLRVTHNDTKISNALFDQNKKGLCVIDTDTVMPGIIHYDFGDAIRTICNTAAEDEQNLDLVNFNLEFYKAYVKGFLEKTNSSLSTLEIKYLPLGAKTMTFIMALRFLTDFLNDDVYYKTEYPEHNLDRSRNQFKLIESLSEQFKEMEDYNLNFVGSLK; from the coding sequence ATGACAGCCGAACAACTAAAATTTATATTCGAACAGTTTGATCATATTGAGGTTTTCAAAACCTTTGAAGAACTGTCTTCCGGTCATATTAATGACACTTATTTGCTAACAACTCAAAGTGGTAAACAATTTATTTTACAGCGCATAAACGAAGGCGTTTTTAAAGATGTTCCGGGTTTAATTGCTAATAAAGTCAGCGTTAGTAAACATTTACAGAAGAAATTAAAACATTTGTCTGAAGCCGAATTAAAGCGCAGGGTTTTAACTTTTATCGGAACAAAAAAAGGCATTTTTTATTATCAGGATAAAGATGGAAATTTCTGGAATGTAATGGTTTATATTGAAGGAAGTCTGACTTTTGAAACCGTTAAAAATGAAGAAATTGCATATGAAGGCGGAAAACTTTTTGGTGAATTTTTAAATCTTACCAGCGATTTTGATGCCAGAAAATTGACAGAAGTAATTCCGAATTTCCATAATATGGCATTTCGTTATTCACAGTTTGATACGGCTTTAAAAGAAGCTTCTGGACAAAGAATCGAACAGGCAAAAATCTTAATTCAGAATGTTAAGGATTTAAAAGAAGAAATGCATATTCTTCAAAATTTAAAAGATGCCAAAAAAATTAAATTAAGAGTTACGCACAACGATACAAAAATTTCAAACGCACTTTTTGACCAAAACAAAAAAGGACTTTGTGTAATTGATACTGATACTGTTATGCCCGGAATTATTCATTATGATTTTGGAGATGCGATCAGAACTATTTGCAATACAGCGGCCGAAGACGAACAAAATTTAGATTTGGTAAACTTCAATCTGGAGTTTTACAAAGCGTATGTAAAAGGATTTTTAGAAAAAACGAATTCATCACTTTCGACATTGGAAATAAAATATCTTCCGCTTGGCGCAAAAACAATGACATTTATAATGGCACTTCGTTTTTTAACCGATTTTTTAAATGACGACGTGTATTATAAAACAGAATATCCGGAACATAATCTGGATCGTTCAAGAAACCAGTTTAAGCTGATTGAAAGTCTGTCGGAACAATTCAAAGAAATGGAAGATTATAATTTGAATTTCGTTGGATCATTAAAATAA
- a CDS encoding sugar phosphate nucleotidyltransferase, translating into MSKSKPTLVILAAGIGSRYGGLKQLDTFTPEGDTIMDFSIYDALQAGFGKFVFIISKNIEEECKEIFNKKLEGKAEVGYVFQEIENVPAQYLNPERKKPWGTGHALLMAKDEVTENFAIINADDFYGKEAFEIMAKALTEMDKESYNFNMMAYLLKNTVSDHGFVSRGECQVDENNYLTDVTERTHIEKIDGKLMRKDDNGEFIPIDENTIVSMNFWGFTPKCFEFGGALFEQFLKDNEHDLKAEFFITSVVNEILKSDNASVEVLQSNAKWFGVTYKEDKEIVKKEIEKLRAQKVYPTNLW; encoded by the coding sequence ATGAGCAAAAGTAAACCTACTCTCGTGATCCTGGCGGCAGGTATTGGAAGTCGATATGGAGGATTAAAACAGTTAGATACATTTACGCCCGAAGGAGATACCATTATGGATTTTTCGATATATGATGCATTACAGGCAGGTTTTGGAAAATTTGTATTTATTATAAGTAAAAACATTGAAGAAGAGTGTAAAGAAATATTCAATAAAAAACTGGAAGGAAAAGCTGAAGTAGGATATGTTTTTCAGGAAATTGAAAATGTTCCCGCACAATACTTAAATCCCGAAAGAAAAAAACCGTGGGGAACCGGACACGCACTTTTAATGGCTAAAGATGAAGTAACAGAAAACTTCGCCATCATAAACGCCGATGATTTTTACGGAAAAGAAGCTTTTGAAATTATGGCAAAAGCCTTGACAGAAATGGATAAAGAATCATACAATTTTAATATGATGGCGTATCTTTTAAAAAATACTGTTTCAGATCATGGTTTTGTTTCCAGAGGAGAATGTCAGGTTGATGAAAATAATTATTTAACCGATGTTACAGAACGCACTCACATCGAAAAAATAGATGGAAAACTGATGCGTAAAGACGATAATGGAGAATTTATTCCGATTGATGAAAATACAATCGTTTCTATGAATTTTTGGGGATTTACACCAAAATGTTTTGAGTTTGGAGGCGCACTTTTTGAGCAATTCCTAAAAGATAATGAACACGATTTAAAAGCCGAATTTTTTATTACATCTGTCGTAAACGAGATTTTAAAATCAGATAATGCGTCTGTCGAAGTGCTTCAGTCCAATGCAAAATGGTTTGGGGTAACGTATAAAGAGGATAAAGAAATAGTAAAAAAAGAAATTGAAAAGTTAAGAGCGCAAAAAGTTTATCCAACAAATCTTTGGTAA